A genomic segment from Lutzomyia longipalpis isolate SR_M1_2022 chromosome 3, ASM2433408v1 encodes:
- the LOC129794307 gene encoding probable inactive tRNA-specific adenosine deaminase-like protein 3: protein MSEGTEAKRMRPQWVVLSVLEEGLRREPELVEAFVVTLEDKKSLTKCMEEITKALPIPEFAHLKRIRGRDVLLGSVEKFPKMNDGGVYLRQKGLSETLLEKFTQIRRESVPRCVPILRWQFKMASKYWPCKFHPDKYLELLYSNKMFSNHQVNFHIATMEMCLKLSDKHPNPAIVVDPRDGGIVTVAWSQVQRHPLAHTPMVAIDSVARSQGGGAWECDDVTQITETVRQELKGLTYDGGSCGNLDKYGPYLCTGYDVYLLQEPCIMCAMALVHSRVRRVFFHRQSPRGALVSIVQLHTVRELNHHYEVFRID from the coding sequence ATGAGTGAAGGAACAGAAGCAAAGAGGATGAGGCCCCAATGGGTGGTTTTGAGTGTCCTCGAAGAGGGCCTAAGGAGGGAACCAGAGCTCGTGGAAGCCTTTGTGGTGACACTTGAGGATAAGAAAAGTCTCACAAAGTGCATGGAGGAAATCACAAAAGCCCTGCCAATTCCGGAATTTGCGCATCTCAAGCGAATCCGAGGGCGAGATGTTTTACTGGGgagtgtggaaaaatttcccaaaatgaaTGATGGAGGAGTTTATCTGCGGCAGAAGGGATTAAGTGAGACACTGTTGGAGAAATTCACACAGATAAGGCGGGAAAGTGTGCCAAGATGCGTACCAATACTACGATGGCAATTTAAGATGGCATCCAAGTACTGGCCATGTAAATTTCATCCTGATAAATATCTCGAGTTGCTCTACAGCAACAAAATGTTCTCTAATCACCAAGTAAACTTCCATATCGCCACCATGGAGATGTGTCTCAAGTTGAGCGATAAGCACCCCAATCCTGCGATAGTTGTTGATCCCAGGGACGGTGGGATCGTCACTGTGGCGTGGTCTCAAGTCCAGAGGCATCCCCTCGCTCATACCCCCATGGTGGCTATTGATAGTGTGGCCAGGAGTCAGGGTGGAGGCGCCTGGGAGTGTGACGACGTGACCCAAATCACTGAAACAGTTCGCCAGGAGCTGAAAGGACTCACCTACGATGGGGGAAGCTGTGGGAATCTCGACAAATACGGACCGTACCTCTGCACAGGATACGACGTCTACCTACTGCAAGAGCCTTGCATAATGTGCGCCATGGCATTAGTCCACAGCCGCGTCCGGCGGGTTTTCTTCCACAGACAATCGCCAAGGGGGGCTCTTGTGAGCATAGTTCAACTACACACTGTCAGGGAGCTAAATCATCATTACGAAGTGTTCAGAATTGACTGA
- the LOC129793733 gene encoding E3 ubiquitin-protein ligase RNF113A gives MSSEVSFKKLNVKNKGARKRKQSSSSSGSESDQESAVVRGNARTAKINPNIHKTSSTKVKRTTQEKAASSSEEDEESTLVSYKSNRSAMPLGPTDQGATATYEMDTEKDRDAQAIFEKSQEINDELRGKADDKIYRGINNYTQFYKKKDTAMGNASSGMVRKGPIRAPSHLRSTVRWDYQPDICKDYKETGFCGFGDSCKFLHDRSDYKHGWQLEMEGSSKRNDSGDEDDSKYEIHSDEEELPFKCIICRESFTDPIVTKCKHYFCEKCALAHYKKTSRCYVCGNQTNGMFNPANQLIAKLKLEESKRCATDEDSD, from the exons ATGTCCTCAGAAGTATCCTTCAAGAagttaaatgtgaaaaataaaggaGCAAGAAAGAGGAAACAATCTTCCTCGAGTTCTG GTTCGGAAAGTGATCAGGAGTCAGCAGTTGTCAGGGGGAATGCACGTACAGCCAAAATCAATCCCAACATCCACAAAACATCCTCAACGAAAGTCAAACGTACAACGCAGGAGAAGGCAGCATCCAGTTCGGAGGAAGATGAAGAATCCACCTTGGTGAGCTACAAATCTAACCGGAGTGCCATGCCATTGGGTCCCACGGATCAGGGTGCAACGGCTACGTATGAAATGGACACGGAAAAGGATCGGGATGCACAGGCAATCTTCGAGAAGAGCCAGGAGATCAATGATGAGCTTCGTGGGAAGGCAGATGACAAAATCTACCGAGGAATCAACAACTACACACAGTTCTACAAGAAAAAGGACACAGCCATGGGGAATGCAAGCTCAGGGATGGTTCGAAAGGGTCCCATTAGGGCTCCATCGCATCTCAGATCCACCGTGAGGTGGGACTACCAGCCGGACATCTGCAAGGATTACAAGGAGACGGGCTTCTGTGGCTTTGGCGACAGCTGCAAATTCCTCCATGATCGTAGTGACTACAAACACGGCTGGCAGTTGGAGATGGAGGGCAGCAGCAAGAGGAATGACTCCGGAGATGAGGATGATTCAAAGTATGAGATTCATTCTGACGAAGAGGAGCTTCCATTTAAATGCATCATCTGCCGGGAAAGCTTCACAGATCCCATCGTTACAAA aTGTAAGCACTACTTTTGCGAAAAATGCGCCCTGGCGCACTACAAGAAGACCTCAAGATGCTACGTCTGTGGCAATCAAACCAATGGCATGTTTAATCCTGCTAATCAACTCATTGCTAAGCTAAAACTCGAGGAATCCAAGAGGTGTGCCACAGATGAGGATTCAGATTAA
- the LOC129793732 gene encoding decapping nuclease DXO homolog codes for MAVKDTELKASFSNYLSWRDNYQTFPKVSRPTVTGTFSVDRNREYVDSNEQMNYLLYPGESVHWDLNLGYDTYETKPESAKFEKIDNILKFIMTNWTKVALPPNHPEIKKRCLTPEIICFRGCLRLLMCTPYEATERNDGWIINVSKFKGTIYMCEEDSPERAAKRLNETEDMKRWTYYGFKFEQYILTKEHNKPNDITQPVIESEEFYAVFQSSFANHQLLYSAETDGVYSNKPLPKDADLSKIPVEFVEVKTMKRQDTPHQERNFRRNKLMNIWSQSFLCGIEKVFIGERDFQGVVHRIKRMQVSQMPEIGKNEWNAAICMNFCIKFLDMLKVLLKNVDDPDTVYRFTFNPRVSGRIQYEVFPQKTEYSFLQPWFVEFVNNQTA; via the coding sequence ATGGCTGTAAAAGACACAGAACTCAAAGCCAGCTTCAGCAATTATCTTAGCTGGCGCGATAACTACCAAACCTTCCCAAAAGTATCAAGGCCAACGGTTACTGGAACATTCAGTGTCGATAGGAATCGAGAATACGTGGATTCCAATGAACAGATGAATTACCTGCTCTATCCGGGTGAGAGTGTCCACTGGGACCTTAATCTTGGCTATGACACCTACGAGACGAAGCCCGAGAGTGCAAAGTTCGAGAAAATCGATAACATCCTCAAATTTATCATGACGAATTGGACGAAAGTTGCATTACCGCCGAATCATCCGGAGATAAAGAAAAGATGTCTAACTCCGGAGATTATTTGTTTTCGTGGGTGTCTGAGACTCCTCATGTGTACTCCGTATGAAGCAACTGAGAGAAATGACGGATGGATAATTAATGTCTCAAAGTTTAAAGGAACAATTTACATGTGTGAAGAGGACTCTCCGGAAAGGGCAGCTAAGAGGCTGAATGAGACCGAGGACATGAAGAGATGGACATATTATGGGTTCAAATTCGAACAGTACATCCTGACCAAGGAGCACAATAAGCCCAATGACATAACACAACCTGTAATAGAATCAGAGGAATTTTACGCAGTGTTTCAATCATCCTTCGCCAATCATCAACTTCTGTACTCTGCGGAAACTGATGGAGTTTATTCCAATAAGCCTTTGCCGAAAGACGCCGATCTCTCAAAGATTCCCGTTGAATTTGTTGAGGTGAAGACAATGAAGCGTCAGGATACTCCACACCAAGAGAGGAATTTTCGAAGGAACAAGCTAATGAATATTTGGAGCCAATCATTCCTCTGTGGCATTGAGAAGGTCTTCATTGGCGAGAGAGATTTCCAAGGAGTCGTGCACAGGATCAAAAGGATGCAAGTGAGCCAAATGCCTGAAATTGGAAAGAATGAGTGGAATGCGGCAATTTGCATGaacttttgcataaaatttctgGACATGCTGAAAGTTCTCCTGAAGAATGTGGATGATCCCGACACGGTGTACAGATTCACATTTAATCCTCGAGTTAGTGGACGTATTCAATATGAAGTATTCCCACAGAAGACTGAATATTCTTTCCTACAGCCATGGTTTGTGGAGTTTGTCAACAATCAAACCGCCTAA
- the LOC129793734 gene encoding decapping and exoribonuclease protein-like: protein MAIKDTELRANFRNYLNRRDGFRDFPKISRPKVTGTFSIDRNRKYKDSLEQMNYFFYPGERVHWDLNVGYEIFEGKPESAKLEKIDHILEFIMTNWTKVALPPNHPERKKRCLNPEIICFRGCLRLLMCTPYEATDRNDGWIINVSKYKGTIYLCAEDSPEKKARVLNETEDMKRWAYYGYKFEQYILTKEPNKPNDMTQPVIQSEEFAVAFQSSFANHKLLYIAETDGIISDKPLPQDADLSKIPIEFVEVKTIKRQENRHQERNFRKYRLMNIWSQSFLCGIENVFIGERDPQGIVNRINRMQVSSMPRIARDEWCAAICMNFCIKFLDMLKVLLKNVDDPDTVYRFSFNPRVSGRIQYEVFPRKTEYSFLQPWFVDFVNKHQSAPKK, encoded by the coding sequence ATGGCAATAAAGGACACAGAACTCAGAGCTAACTTCCGCAATTACCTCAATCGGCGCGATGGCTTTCGGGATTTCCCAAAAATATCAAGGCCAAAGGTGACAGGAACATTCAGTATCGATAGGAATCGCAAGTACAAGGACTCCCTGGAACAAATGAACTACTTCTTCTATCCGGGTGAGAGAGTTCACTGGGACCTGAATGTTGGCTATGAGATTTTCGAAGGAAAGCCTGAAAGTGcaaaattggagaaaattgatcACATTCTTGAGTTTATCATGACGAATTGGACGAAAGTTGCATTACCGCCGAATCATCCTGAGAGGAAGAAGAGATGTCTCAATCCGGAGATTATTTGTTTTCGTGGGTGTCTGAGACTCCTCATGTGTACTCCGTATGAAGCAACTGATAGAAATGACGGATGGATAATTAATGTCTCAAAGTACAAAGGAACAATTTACCTGTGTGCAGAGGATTCTCCGGAAAAGAAAGCAAGGGTGCTCAATGAGACCGAGGACATGAAGAGATGGGCATATTATGGCTACAAATTTGAACAGTACATCCTGACCAAGGAGCCCAATAAGCCCAATGACATGACACAGCCTGTAATACAATCGGAGGAATTTGCCGTGGCGTTTCAATCATCCTTTGCCAACCATAAACTTCTATACATTGCTGAAACTGATGGAATTATCTCCGACAAACCTTTGCCACAGGATGCAGACCTTTCAAAGATTCCCATTGAATTTGTTGAGGTGAAGACAATCAAACGCCAGGAGAATCGACATCAAGagcgaaattttcgaaagtaCAGGCTAATGAATATTTGGAGCCAATCATTCCTGTGCGGTATTGAGAATGTCTTCATTGGCGAGAGGGATCCTCAGGGTATTGTGAACAGGATTAATAGGATGCAAGTCAGCAGTATGCCCAGAATTGCGAGGGATGAATGGTGTGCGGCAATTTGCATGaacttttgcataaaattcctGGACATGTTGAAAGTTCTCCTAAAGAATGTAGATGATCCCGACACGGTGTACAGGTTTAGCTTTAATCCACGAGTTAGTGGACGTATTCAATATGAAGTATTCCCACGGAAGACTGAATATTCTTTCCTACAGCCATGGTTTGTGGATTTTGTCAATAAACATCAATCTGCcccaaaaaagtaa